GGACCCGCGAGAGGAGCTCGGATGAGCAGCCCGCCCGAACACCAGCACCAGCCCGAGGAGATCGCCCGGGCCGCTCGCATCTTCAAGGCCCTGTCTCACCCCGGCCGCCTCGAGCTCGCCTGCCGGCTGGCCCGGGGCCCCGCGAGCCAGAAGGATCTGGTTGCCGCCACGGGCCTGCCCCAGTCGAGCGTTGCGCGGCTGCTCCTGCCCCTGCGCGAGCTGGATCTGATCGCCGCCGCCGGGCGCGGCCCCTCGGGCGAGATCGCCCTCTCGGCGAGCAGTCGGGTGATCGGCGATCTGGTCTCGACGGTCTGCGATTGGCTGCACGGCGAGAGATCGGCGCCCGCCGGTCAGGAGGGACGCGGATGAGCGGCATGAACCGGCGCGAGTTCATCAAGATCGGCGGCGCGAGCCTGGGCGGCGCTGCCGTCGGCGGCGGCCTTGTCAGCGACTGGTACGGCGTCTACGCCAACCCCGTCGCGGACCCGGGCACGGAGGGCGAGCGCGTGGTCGCCAGCTTCTGCGAGCTCTGTTTCTGGAAGTGCGGCATCCTCGCCCACGTCGCCGGCGGCCGCGTCACCAAGATCAGGGGCAACCCCAAGCACCCGCTCTCGCGCGGGCGGCTCTGTCCGCGTGGCGCCGGCGGCACCGGTTTGCTCTACGACCCCGATCGCCTCAAGCAGCCG
This portion of the bacterium genome encodes:
- a CDS encoding helix-turn-helix domain-containing protein, which codes for MSSPPEHQHQPEEIARAARIFKALSHPGRLELACRLARGPASQKDLVAATGLPQSSVARLLLPLRELDLIAAAGRGPSGEIALSASSRVIGDLVSTVCDWLHGERSAPAGQEGRG